CTTGTTAGTCGTTTGGCTAAATTGGAAGCACAAAGTGATAAAGGTGTTACTGATTTAAAGTATCAAACCGAGAAGTAATCTGTTCGTAGCTATCAGCTCTTAGCTCTTAGCTCTTAGCTTTTTAGTTGATTTGCTGGATCGTGAAAATTATATAATCATACCTCGATCCAGCAACGCCGTGATAAATAACTATTAGCGTCTAAATTCTGCTAAATAACCGAAAAAACCCTGTTAAAAAACAGGGTTTGAACTTAAAATATTGAATATTTAGAAACTATTTACACAATGCCAAGCCAGTGGAAGAACCCTTGTCCAGTAGTTAATTCCACCGCTAATGCTCCCAAAAATCCAATCATAGCTAATCTACCATTCCAAATTTCAGCACTAGGATTAGAACCGAATTGAAACTTGGTAGCGAATTCGCCATACTTGCGGCTGGATTGAACATCATAATGTTCTGTTGGTGTTTTATTTTCCATATTTGCCATGATTTTTAATTCCTTTGTTGAGTTTTGTAACTAGTTATTATTAAGATAAATAAAAAATTTTTGTTTGTTCTCTATCTTTGGTTAGAGATAAAAATAAAAAGTTAAAGATCGAAACAAAGATATATGAGTTTGGTGACTTTAGCAATAATTGGTTAACAACTATTAATGGATAGTTATTTCTGTTGATTGCCAAAGCGATCGCTTTTTAAACCCCGTCCATATTCAAAACTCGTTACTCGTTACTTAAAACAGTTAACTGAAAAACTACAGGTTTCAACAAGTGCGTGGAATAGCGCAACAGCCTTGCAGGAGGGAAACCCTCCGCAGACGAAGGACTTGTCCGCACGTACTGTTGCAAGACAGCTTGTGAAACCCAAGCATTTCCGCACTTCAAACTAGATGAGGTTTATTATCTATCTTCCCTCAAACAAAAACGCGGTGTTGCAAGGAAGGCATTTGTTGGCGTACTTGCTGTAAACGATCAGGATTTATTTCGGCTATAGCTACTCCTGGGGCATTGCCTGCATCAGCTAGGATTACTCCCCAAGGGTCGATAATCATGGCATGACCATGAGTGTAGCGACGTTCGTAATGGTTGCCTGTTTGGGCAGGAGCGATAACATAACAGGTGTTTTCAATCGCTCTTGCCTGTAATAATACTTGCCAGTGATCTTTACCTGTAAAAGCGGTAAAGGCAGCCGGAATAAATAGTACATCTGCTCCCAAATGAGATAGATAACGGTAAAATTCTGGAAAGCGAACATCATAACAGATAGATAAACCCAATTTACCTAATTTTTCAGAGTCATAGATAGGAGGAATTCTCTCGCCAGCCATGACGGTGCTAGATTCTTGATAGGTATTGCCATCAGGGACGTTGACATCAAACAAATGAACTTTTTGATAGTGAACAGCCTGTTGACCATCGGGGGTAACTAAAACCGCTGTATTATAGGCTTTCTCTGGGTTATCTGCTACAGGAACAGGAAAGCCACCACCTAAAATTGTGATTTGAAACCTCTGCGCCATTTTTTTGAGAAACTGCTCGGATTTGTCCGCAATTTCCCTTGCTTGAGCAATTTTGTCTACTTCTTGACCTAAAAAAGCAAAATTTTCTGGCAGACTAACTAATTCTGCGCCTTTGTGAACTGCTAGCTCGATTAATTCTTCTGCCTCGAC
This DNA window, taken from Pleurocapsa sp. FMAR1, encodes the following:
- a CDS encoding chlorophyll a/b-binding protein, with protein sequence MENKTPTEHYDVQSSRKYGEFATKFQFGSNPSAEIWNGRLAMIGFLGALAVELTTGQGFFHWLGIV
- a CDS encoding carbon-nitrogen hydrolase family protein — protein: MKSYLAAAVQMTSKPDLGKNLVEAEELIELAVHKGAELVSLPENFAFLGQEVDKIAQAREIADKSEQFLKKMAQRFQITILGGGFPVPVADNPEKAYNTAVLVTPDGQQAVHYQKVHLFDVNVPDGNTYQESSTVMAGERIPPIYDSEKLGKLGLSICYDVRFPEFYRYLSHLGADVLFIPAAFTAFTGKDHWQVLLQARAIENTCYVIAPAQTGNHYERRYTHGHAMIIDPWGVILADAGNAPGVAIAEINPDRLQQVRQQMPSLQHRVFV